The following DNA comes from Tachypleus tridentatus isolate NWPU-2018 chromosome 9, ASM421037v1, whole genome shotgun sequence.
tttagtcttacactgctaaattagggacggctggcgaagatagtcctcgtgtagctttgcacgaaattcaaaaacaaacaaacaaagcatgcATATAACTCTTGTCACAAAAGGCTTAAACAGTTTTGTAGATAATGGTACTAAAAACAGAAGCTTGACAGATGTTATTTCTGAACAACTAATAGCGAACATCCGTtgtcaaacaaacaagaacacatACCATGTTTgtgttaatgtaaataataaacattatttagtttctgtagtgcatattggtATATAGAAGACATATTAATTCTAGAAATAAACGATATTAtaacatcaaaatgtttttattcaattagACATTCAACATTTCGCTTTATAGCTTCTTCAGGAGTCTTcactaaaacataaaatactttgGTATCATGAGatcgttttttttgttattttttcctaGTAtaaatgaggcccggcatggccaagcgcgttaaggagtgcgactcgtaatctgagggtggcgggttcgcatccccgtcacgccaaacatgctcgctctttcagccgtgggggcgttatattgtgacggtcaatcccactattcgttggtaaaagagtagctcaagagttggcggtgggtggtgatgactagctgccttccctctagtcttacactgctaaattagggacggctagcacagatagccctcgagtggctttgtgcgaaatttaaaaacaaacaaacttatctcctcaagtaaacattatatatatatattctttcaatttaaaatatttttattctatttttctgcctttacattaatattttttgtctttttagtcTTCTGACAACAAATTTTCATCAGAAAACAATAGGTGTTTCAATCTTTTCCTGGGTGTTctgattatttttgtatttatcgtTATTACTATCTAGATGGCAGCAAATTTCAGTGCTTCAATAACTAAAATGTCAGAAAGTGAAGTTAATACTGAATTTCTTCcattaatatatgatataataAGAAGGTAATTTTGTATCAGcttttgattaatttaaatttgtataataatatttgaataatttaattattataagaagACATAATGTGAAATTGTAAAAAGAAGAATTTTCAGCATGTGAACTGCATAATGCTTAATCACTACATTCTACTTCTAGTCGTTAGTACTATCTTGTGTTTTCTATCAGTAATGGTATTACTAGTATACGCCGGTCAAATAGTACGTACaagaaaatattatcaaaaaatattCAGCAAGTGTCTGCATCCCAGGTTTATGGTgttacttaatattaataaaatattaaaatcacatagattagaataaatgtattactttgtataactacaaataaatatgatgatacTTCTGCTCCAAAGAAAATTAAGGGACATTAAATTATgagtacaacaatatatattttgtaataaaccaAAATTTCCAAATTGCAGCAACACcttattaaattttatctttagaattcaactttttattataactgtaaagATCATTTTTttcttgacctgaagatgacctaggaaggtcgaaatgttctctccttatcagtaaaaatgttaatacttgtactagccattctgagatatatgtAAAGATCATTAGAAAATTAGGTCACCTTCTTCAAGATCATAGTTTTGATGTAATAATATAGTACAGGATCCATTGGTTTGTGTGCGGTATTCAAatgtatttcttaaatatttttgtaaatctaATAATAACTTCTTCAAGTAGTATAATTTTACAGTGAGCCATTTGAACCAATATTTTATAATCAGACTGATTACTTCTGGTACATCATTGCCAGGTTATTTCATTGGTAACAGTCACAACTATTCACTGACcttgttatttattttgcttaaacATCTAACATTTATGAATTTATTCACATTATGgttatttttaagtttgattGCTATATATGTTGTGAAAATAAACTCAATTTTCAGGACATCATTAGTTTCCCTCTAAAACTTCTATAACAGTATAAAATGTTGGCTGCCACTAGTGCTGATAACTTATTAGCTTATGGAATAAGAACAAGAATAATAAGTTACTTcacattatttaaagtaacttatagtaataaatcagtgtttttgttttttccaaattttaaatGTGTCTCCTTTCATCCTAATATGTGTAAAATAAGTTAGAACTTAACCTATCGATATAAAATAACTTACTGATCACCAGATatcttagttagttagttatcaccattagattccatctaggaacatagggctgcAATCGCTTGCAGAtttttcaacaagtatttaagtgagtaggttgttagcccactgcaccgagccgtccctaatttagcagtgtaagactagagggaaggcagctagtcatcaccacccactgccaactcttgagctactctttttaccaacgaatagtggaattgaccgtcacttataatacccccacggctgggtgggcgagcatgtttggcaggcgcgaacccgcgaccctcggattacgagtcgcacgccttatgcgctaggCATTGCTAGGCCCCCAGATATCTTAACCACATCTTAATATTTTCCAGTAAGTCAGAATCCTTTAGGTGAGGAGATTGTCAGCAGTATTCCAAGTGAGGCCTAACTAgatttgtttgatattaattatGCCCCTTGACTTGTAAACAGTATGtttgtaaatacaaaattaaactgtaatacctttaccactagcaacagaATGCTTCTTTAGTGATTTGATTGATTTTTCTACCTCTATGTCAAAATCCATTTCTTCAGTCACATTTTTGAGTGGCTATAATAAACATGTGATCTAAAGTGTGATCACACACATTTGTATTGCTTTGcactgtaattaattaaaaattattttccaaatataCATCCAACTTATAAATCGATCCACATCATTCTGTACTGCCTTAATGATATTCTCTAGTTCACTTCTTTCTTAGAGTAATGAGATAGTTATGCAGAGTACAAAAAGGCAGAAAATGTTTCTTGTAGTAAGTCTGACTTTGACTTTACCAGACTGTTTAAAATTTTTCCCACTGTAGAATTAAGATAACTGGCTATAACTTCTAAGACATATTACTACTTCCTTTAAAAACAGAAGTAACATGAGCAATCCTTAGCCACATACATACCCATTATCTGTTGACCTATCAAAAGTTACAGAATTAGGTTAAATATGTGATCTGTGACATTCTCTAAAACCCATGGGAAAAGCTTTGGTTTGGTCCTGGTGTTTTATCTATTTTAGAtctctgtatttttatttattgcaagTATTCTAGATTTTcccatttatttctttaataagtCAGTTGCTACTCTGTGTTATTATTTTCCATGGTTTTTAGGAACATTACTATGTTGACTTAAAAGCAATTTTCTTTTTGGAATTATACAAATCCTTTTAAATGTTGATCCAAGTTCACTAACAAAAATCTCATGGCCTTAGAATTGAAGTTTTGTAAATTAGgaactaaaactttattttatctttatatattcaGCAAAGCATCAAATCTTATAGTGCAATAATCACTCTTTGCCAAATGTTCTTTACTTCAGATTAAACTATGTATAAATGTAACACTCAAAGCTCCTGTCAACTAATGCTATCAGTTGCTTGAATCAAAGGTTTAATGTACATATTTAGTTACATATAACCATGggctaatttaaataacttactaTCAGATTAAATTCTCAGGAGctacaaaataataatagaaacagtGATTTCAACTCTTGAAGTAAATAAATCCTTATGCACTCAAACAAGATGgtgtataaacatgttaataaatagaaTTAATATTGCAGTTAATGGAAATTAACAATAcagtaaaatgaatttttttaattttatcttttatcaggtggtttattataaaacaaatatatatttttgttcacaaAAAAATCATCTggctataaaaatgttttgtagtgaatccttttttttttactttattactttCAATACAGCATTGAAAGAGATTCTCATGATGGAGGTCAGAAAAGAGAGATTTATGACAGCACACAGAAAATGCAGGAATTGAAGCAGAAACTTCAGCAGTGTAGAGAACAGATTCAGAAACTTCCTGGGATTGAATATAGCAGAGAAGAACAGTTAAAAAGGCTGGAATCTCTCAGAAAACAGTTAGCATTAAAACAAGAACTGCTGCTCAAGTACAAAAATATGTGTCACTTTGATATTCCAAAGTTATGAACTTGTGTACAAAAAAAATTCAGTAAGGTCGTCTAGTTTATAAAAGCTGGAAAGTTCAAGAGTGTGGTAGATCTAATTTCCTAATGTACATTTCACATGGGTGTATGTGCTGGTTTTTCATTTCATTGTGTTAAAAAGTTTTGTATTCATCTTCTGTAGTATGTTCCCACATGAATGTTTTATGAAAGGACTttgatatgtaaaaaaatatatgaaatatcaGCTTTTCTAAGATGAATCTGTTTAGATAATTACACTGCAAGGTCTTAATTTTTACACTTGGACAAATTTCTACTTCATTGTCCAATAAACTCTTGAAATTCATAATCAGAAAATTTTACTGACTCAGAATGAGAATTTATATTATGTCCTTAGGTGTTGAAAAATtgtatacaacaacaataaacatgttaCACATTAGAAGAAATAAACAGGAAGGTTTCATGAGGTGTtgcaaaaaaataaagtttgtgttatttcaatgtaataaggtatggATGCATAAATATACTATAAGTCTGTAATAGATGTTAGAATTCAACCCATGCTCTCCATTTTCATTCTTGTTCTGTGGGATCTGGTGGAAATGGCAGAAATCTTGAGTTTCCCAGGAATTGTACATTTTTACTATCAAGTCTATCAACTGGAGACTTAAGAATCCTTTCAATCTTTTGAGACCAGTGATATTTCTTCTGTATTGAGAACTAAGTGTTTAAAATGCTATAATCTTTATTAgtagttgtttttagttttcgaATACATCTTTAATGCTTTAAAGGAACATTTTCTTTATGTTGCTCACAGTTGGAGGTTCCATTTGAAGAGTGTCTTCCAGTGCTTAACTCTGCTgtgtttgtataatgtttatgTGATGATACATCTttgctatgaaaaacaaaacaatttctgcAGACTGTGTAAAAACATACTAATCAAAATGTATTCTTTTAGATTTGAACAAAAATCCAAGTACTATACAAGTCTGAAAATACTAGGAACTGTGATGATAAAACAGATTCATGACCTGCATTCATTTaaacttgatttaaaatatatatacatattaagaaaaaacaatgaCATTTGAGATATTCAAGCTATGGAGTTTTTGTTAATGGTAGCCTAGTTTTAGCACGTCAAGCAATGGATCCGAAATTCTGTGTTTTGTGTTCTTTTGCTGACAAAGAAGAATATATTGTGCTCTGCCACTTTGGGGCTGTAGGAGGTGTGTAAAATTAGTGACAGTCATCTATTAAGTAACCCAAGAACTAGAGGTGTCAACTAGTGGGCTACCCTTTAGTCTACAAGAAATAACAAGGAAGTTATACCTGGTAATATGACTTGCTGAAGAATAAAGTCTACACATTTCAAGGCTCATTAGCTGCATACTATGTGAATATACACTTTTTACTTCTTTTTGGAATATAATTGAATTCAAGACAGCTTGTATATAAATCAAGGTTATGTCCCAGGAATGTGACATCCCTTACTGCAAATTGAGAGAAACTGGTGTTAGTTTTTTTCCCCTGTATATGACATGTTTTCCAGTatggaataattttaaatacatttcaacttTACCAGCTTTCAACAACTTCAACTGCAAGATAACAAAATTTTGTCTTAAGGATGAAACACTTTGTTTAGAACTTTCAAATAAActtccaaatattttttcttaagaaGAGATGCATTACAAACTCTTGTCTTTTCAACTTTAACCTGGATTATGCTGTATACAAAAATTTTTTTGCTATGCAGTCTTGTATTCAGTCTCTTTCTTTGTCTCAAACTCAGTTCAGTTAGAGATAGCAAAGATTTTGCTCTGCAATACAATTTTTATGTTGACAACTTGCTATCTTGCAGTTCCTACCCATCTATTCTTAAAATCAGCTGAGCTGAAAATACtatatttcaatttgtttaatgAGAAATATGAATATTCACGTAATCTCTGAAGAAAAACCAATAACTCTGAAAGAACAGACAAATGCACATTCTTCACACCAAATCCTTCCTGTGGCTCACATATTGGTAAACTTGAGGACTTATAATGGTAAAATGCAATAGGAAAAGCATATATAGCCCATAGTGTAACCTTGTCTAAAGGACAAAATGTAAACCTTTAGTGGAAAATAATTTATGCTAATAATTACCATTGAAGCATGTATAAAGATCTTGCACTGATGCCAAAAAGAATTCATGATATTCCTTAGGCAGGTTTGATAGTTTAAATGGAAGTTTTTTTACACCTCTGCAGACCTGTACAAGATGACAGTACCAGCCATTTCGTTTACTTCtgacattaaaaaagaaatatgttccACCAGGTTGTAGTGATTTGATTGGAAGTTcgtaacatttttattgtagtttactCTGCCACATTAGATGTCAAGTATGTACATTTATcttggataaaaataaatttacatggTACCTAACATATTTCTAGCAAAGCAAAGATGTCTGGATCTGCAAAAGCAGGAAGTTCACGGATCTTTTATGAGTATATGTTCCCCAAAAGATGAAAGGTTGGGCCACAGAGAAGGAGACAAAGCACAGACTTGAAcaaagaattaaatattaattgagGTCTTCACagtttaaagaaacaacaaagtaCTATTATACATTGCCTTAACGTAATGTTTAAGGAGAGAAAGGAACTTATTTATCTCAGCTGTCCCTTTctctaaactaaaattattaaatagaacaaaaaaaaattcaaagccaTTTTGTGTCATTCATACAGTTATCAAGCTTTTGTTTAAAATCAATTAAATTTATTGCCTCTGCAATATCCAcaagcaacccattccaaaggccaaccatcttgtgaggaaaataaaattaccttAGCTGAGGATGAATCCCCACCctgccaaaatatatattttagtgtccCTTAGTCCtaccattaagtatgaaaaaaggtgatccatcaacactatcaattcttttagtaatcttaaacacttcagtcagaCTCTctcttactcttttttttttttaagaaaaaataatttgaaagatcTAAACCTCTCTTACCATGGCAATACCTTGATCCCAAGCATTATTTTAGGAGccctcctctgaaccatttccaacaattcagtgtaCTACCTGAAGTAAGGATCCCAAGACTTAACACAGTACTTAAAATGTAGCCTAACCATTGATGACTTGTGTGgtgaaattataactttttgttttcaatatttctgtagattaaACCGAAAAGCCTATTTGCCCTAATACTAGCAACAGCATACTGCTTGGATGTCTTGAAACACTGATCAACCGTTACATCAAGATCACTGTCTTTCATAATACAGTCAAGattattcc
Coding sequences within:
- the MED9 gene encoding mediator complex subunit 9, with translation MAANFSASITKMSESEVNTEFLPLIYDIIRSIERDSHDGGQKREIYDSTQKMQELKQKLQQCREQIQKLPGIEYSREEQLKRLESLRKQLALKQELLLKYKNMCHFDIPKL